The genomic window AAGTTGATCTCCCCTTTATCAGCAGCATTATAGTTAAGTGCCTTCATTCCAGTGATCAACTCCATAAGCACCACGCCAAAGCTATAGACATCACTGGTTTGGGTGAGCCTATACGACCGGTAATACTCAGGATCAACGTAACCAAGTGTGCCCTGCGGCGCCGTCGACACATGGCTGTTTCCTTCCATACCAACCAAGTCCCGGGACAGGCCGAAGTCCGCGAGCTTCACGGAGAGATCTGATTGAAGGAGAATGTTGCTGGACTTGATGTCTCTGTGAACAACAGTTGGTGTAACGTAGAAGTGCATGTACTCCAGCGCTCTTGCAGTCTGCATAGCGATCTTCACTCGCGCCTCGAGAGACATGTGGTTACCTCTTCGAGCTCCATGCAGATGATCCGCTAGGGTTCCATTGCTCACGTACTCGTACACAAGCAGGAGATCGCGGTCGGCCTTGCAGTAGCCAAGAAGGCAGACCAGATTGGGGTGCTTCAGTTTCGCCATTATCCTGATCTCGTTGTGGAATTGGTTCAGGGTGTTGGTCTGATGCATCATGCGCTTCACGGCAACGATGCTGCCATTGTTGAGGTAGCCTCTGTAAACGCAACCGTAGCCGCCGTCGCCGAGGATCAACGCCTTGTCGAAGCAATTAGTCGCGATTTCGAGCTCTGCGTAGGTGAATGTGGGGAAGTGATCATCCATCTCCTTGGGCGCTAGTTTCTTCATCTTGCCGTCATCGTTCGGGTCGTCCCCACCCACAACGGCGACGTCTTGAAGTTCGTCCGGCGTGATGGCAGGAGGTCTATTTCTGAAGAAATGGTAGGTGAAAGAGATGGCAAAAGAAGCTACACCAAAGACCACACAAGCGCCTGAAATTGAAACAAGCAGGAAGATCATTAGACGCATCTAGGTACAGAGATTAACTTACCAGCAGAAAAAATGGAGAGATGGATTTGGGGAATTTACGTACAGATTATGGCAATTTTTGTCGACCTTCTCGATCTAACAGAATCGGGACCTGAAGCAGCTTGGTTATTCATTGTTGTCCCTGTGGTTAAAAATCAAATAGTTGATGTCAGTCATTTGCATGTAATCTGTTAGTTTTCGAAAGTTTCCTCATCCTCTAATTGGTATTCGGCATTTGCATAAACAGATTCCCATAAATCAGGCtccccttcctctctctctctcaaatacATAAACGAAATTCGATTGTTGATCATTCGGAATGTTTCAATGCCAAAAAAGCGATAACATCAGGCAGTTTATCGACTTTAATTTCAAGGCCTTACGTATACCTAATCAAATTAATTGAGAATTCAACCAATTTTTACATTACAATTTTGAAGCCCCTCCTGACCAGAGTCAATGGAGAAGATATAGAGACAGTTTCTTCTCAGCCATCGCCGCAGTCGATGAGCACATGCAGGCCCGATGGAGGTGCTGAGCAGGACCTCATCCTCACTGCTTTATTATGCCTCTGTTTGAACTCATGCACATACTCTCACGATAGACGATCATATACATGGATATCAGTTTAGCTGCTTAAATAGCTCTTAAATAAGCAGTAATCAGTAGAATGTCTGAATAAGACAATCATATCATTAAGGCCGCTTAAGCGTTGGAATAACCAGAATataatgtgaaaataatttcAAACATTATTGCATTCTTAAATTTCactcatgaaaaattcaaaaagaaaaaaaaaaggcaattcaaaaagaaaaaaaaaaaggcaatcaTGCCATCGGCTACCTTGCAACCACAAAGACAGTAAAAAAGAAGTGGTAAAAAACTCAAACCGGTGAACTAATTGCCACAGACACCACCAGTGGTAAATTAAAGAAATTCGTACGACTTCCCTCCTGCAtcaaacgaaaaaaaaaaaaattcatcggTTTTCAGGGTCATCCAGAAAGTTACCCAGAAGGTCCGACTTTTTTACCCAGGTAACTTTCGCCTGTCGTTTCGGCGCCGCCTGAGCCGCAGCAGAATAATGATCCATCTTGTAAAGATCATAAAACAAACTGCCCCTCTCATGGTGGTAGGTTCGAACTTGGAGGACGCTCATCTTGTTCCTCCTTCAGGTGGATGCTCGACGACTGGTACCTTTAGGCTCCATACCATCGCCATCGCCTACCAGCACCATAACGGGATACAGGAGCTCGCCTGTTTCGCTCCTCGAACCCTTCGGATGATGCTATCCTTTATTTCAACCGGTTCTTTCATCATCCTCTAGCTGGCATTCCCCATCTTCGCCGGTCAGTCGTCCTCCTTTGTTCGATAAAGATCGCCCGATTTTGCACTGATTTCAGCCGATTCAGGCGTAAATCGAGCGGCCTTGATGAATCAGTCTCCGAAGCGAATTGGCAAGGGGCCGATTCGATTCGATTTTAATAACATTACCTAAATCTAGTTAATATacattaattttagaaaataaaaatgccaaTTTTCTCTTGGTTTGTAATAAATTTATGTATCTTAATGATGGCATTAATTGCTCGCATCTACCACATGGCAGTTGCTAGGAAGTAATGACATCGGCTTTCATTGTCACTTATGGATGCTGTAAAAGGGTAGTTGGATGTAGTACTACCAGTTGCATGTCTGGACCAGCTGCTGGATAAGTTTGCAGTAAAGCACTAAATGTAGGGGACCAATAGGGTGGcacacaaaaataaataatatatatatatatatatatatatatatatatatatatatatatatatatatatagagagagagagagagagagagagagagagagagatttcttcGTCGGCAGAATTAGCTTTATTGtccaaaaaatgaatttattaaaatacatacatatatatatatattcattttttgccCTCACGTTTAGAGTAAATATATTTCTAAGCATGACAATTGTCGGTTCTACTAAATCAATTAAAGGAAATAACTTATGGAGTCAGATTAATTATAGAATCTAGCATAACTTAAGAAATCGTTTGTCAAATTTagttggaaggaaaaaaaaaaagtatgcgAAGCTTGATACCTAAACTCCTGACAAGAAAAGCACGTAGCTGTTGAACCtcaacttttcttcttcaaattaaaaatctgATGTTGAATCGAATCCCTGCATAGCCTGATGGACTGAccactagggctgcacacgagccgagtcgagctcgagcttgcccagctcgagctcgactcgactcaacgagctcgagctcgaactcgactcgaactcgagtcgagctacctaacacaagctcgagctcgactcgattaaataaagtcgagctcgagctcgactcgattaactcgattagctcgtctaaataaaatatgtccttctttttaaaatatctagtaaatttcatgacgtgggatgaaatttgtttactcgtcgagtataaacgagtcgagtctagtataaacgagtcgagttcttaaaactcgaactcgactcgtttactcattcgagtttcattgtaagctcgaactcgactcgtttataaacgagtcgagctcgagccgagtttaaccgggcgagttcgagtcgagcccgagctggctcgactcgttgtgcagccctactgaCCACTGAGCAATTACTGGGACTTGTCGTtatcaaaatgcaaaaaaggagCTTCTAAGACCCAAAAAGCAACTGCTTAGCTCATCGTAATGACTGATATACATTACGATTTAAGAAAGCAGAAAAACGGCCTTAAGAAATGGCAAATTACAAGTGCGGGCTTGAGCAAAGTCGCAGTCTTGTAGAAATGCGTCTTTGGACGTGAAAAACAGAAATAACAGCACGATATTTGGGGAGCCACAACTTACTCTCCTGTTCTGGTGATTTTTTAATGACAAAGAAGACACCCCAGGAATTTAAGAACTCCGAAAATCTTCACGAGATCTCATGGCAAGTTGcgtttttctaattttttttatacaggTTTTGACAGGGATTTGCTGCCAAATTGTCATAAAGATTTCCTTcactgatgattttttttttctcctggaCAGTTCCAACCTCTTTATGTATTTGAATATTGAATAGTATGCATGTGTGGCTCAGATGATGatcacaaacatcaaaaggcCAATAAATTAAGCGAAAATTGTGAGCCAAAAAATAGGCAAAAATTAAAGCTAGTTGGGATAACGTAAAATCGGGAGCCACAACTTACTCTCCTTGTTAAGAAGGACTAAGCTTtgtctttttaatatatatatatatatatatgtatatatatagagagagagagagtgagagagagagagagagagagagaggttagaTTGATAATTGCAATATTTCACTGCAAACTCTTCAGATCAAAAGGCTtcccaaaaaaaggaaaggatataaaaacaaaaaggaaacatgCTGAATCGTGGTCAAAAGAAAGAAGACCACTCGGCGTCACGTGTACAAGAATCCACAATATATATAGAGTGTCAGTGATAAGTTGTCTGCCATTTGGGCCTTATGGTTGACTAATCACACCACTGCTTAGAGTTTAGAGGAAAGATACCCACGAAATTAATTAAACAGCTTGCTTTCACAACCCAAAATTAATCAATCTTCTTATCTTCCTCAAATTTTATATTGCAAAGACATTTCAACGGTGACTTGCATGTTATACTGCATTTCACATTATTAAAATCCAATATTCTTGCTTTTCGAAGGAGAAGGAGATTGATTTTAAACTATCAACGAGCTTGACAGGATGTCACAAGCCCAAAATGTTAAAAGTGTATGCCGGAAATATCTGGTGTTACCTTTAAACAGTTAAAAGGAAGTAAAAAGCTAGACTCTGATTGATCATAAAATATGCCGGAAATATCTGATTGATCATATGACTTTCAGTCTGTCACAATCTAGACTCTGACCATGGGCTATGACAAACATGATCTTGTTAGAAAATTACTATATAGCTTATGAGAAGGTTGTTGAGTTCACACGTGCAGGATTCTCACAGTggacaacaatttttttcacaGTGGCCAACAACTTTTTTTGGAAAGTTTTACAGGTGCCAAAATGCAATTCTTAAAAGTTTGaatagataaaattttatttttcaaaaccagAAAGAAGAGGGGCCCATTTTGATCTTAGCCAACTCAACTTGCGTGAGTTGTTGTCAGCCAATAACCTAGAGATAGAGAAGGCCTACCATGCAAGTAGGGAtatcaatatatccgatttgaatcggatatccgacgaTTCGAttcgaaaaaatcggatatggataaaaatttaatatccgattaagaaatcggatcggattcagatttaataaatgacatccgatcgaattcggattcggatatacatgaatatcggatcggattcggatcggattcagttttagataaatatcctcaatctaatacttgaaaaatgacaaatttcggttcaaaattcggattcggattcagatataaatataaaaatcggattcggatcggattcagattgtaaaatcggatttcagattcggatatgactttgctttatccgaattcgaatccgaatccgaatatatgaataccCGAAAAAACGGATACGGTTGAaaatgtatccgatccgaatccgatccttTGATATCCCTACATGCAAGCCCTGGGGCTAAACtcctgaaaaaaattaaaaaaaaaaaaaatcaaactcgCCAACCAATTGCCATCAGTGTGATGTGTAGAGGAGTCCACCTTGGTCAGGCAGGCAATGTTTTCTACTGTAACTCATTGAGCACCTTCCACTCACTTGGTCAACTTGAGTCAGCTTCAAGAGTTAATAGCCATTAATTCCTAGAATTGATAGCCACCACCTTTTCAGACGCGGTAGATGAGCTTTAAATGCCAAAGTTCGGATTTCATTCGCCGGAAATACATAACCCTAGGTTTGTACTTCAATTTGAACAGATTTGGGATTTCAGTTGTGCTAAAATATGTGACAAACCTCTTCCAATTGGAACATGTTTGTAACTCACATGAGCTAAATTTCCTTCATCAGGTGGACATCTTCCTTTAATTTGGCGACGAACATTGAAGGGAGGTCATGAGATTAATCAAAGGGCTTCCTACTTTTTTTTATGTCGAACTCAAAAATGGGTATGATAACTATCATATATTCTAAACTATACTTCTTAGAGCAGCAGAAATGCACTGATCCCCAAATAGAATGACTGCTAATTCTgcggatttttcttttttagagaATAAAGTTAGTAGGTAGCTGGTCAACGAtcgtgaatttttttttaggcgTGGCCgaaagaagtagaagaaaagactaatattataataataaaacaatGATATTCAACGAAAATGTTAGAAAAACATATACAAGAGGAAGACATCTGGAGAGCAGCAACCACGTTATAACAAATATCAATCGCTTTTTTCCGCTTAAGAAATGGCGAATCGATCTCAACAAGGATCTCGCCGGTTAGTTCGAAGTTTTATAATGGATCTTTCCTTCTCGATGTCGGTCGACAAggaacaatgaagaaaaaaagataagatTTTATGTCCCGATAATTAGATCGTCGTTTAAACTCCTTGTTCTTATAGCGACAAATAATGGCCCGGAACCCTGGAACCAGAGGATCAAGAACGCTCCTACACTGCAAGCTGATGTATTCTAGATAAGAAATTGAGACCTTAAGAAACTGTTTGACACTAGTAACAAACTATTATTGTTCAGTAGAAAAACTGCTTAAAAATTAGGACAGATCCAAAAAACTCTATAACatagtatttcataaatctactctaatttttctaaaaaaacaactaaacaaAACAACAACCCCTAAGAAATAGTCTTAAATTTGTAAGCTTGCATGCCCAAGAAGGTTGGCTTCAGCTTTTTTAGCAGTTGTCCTGCCGGTGGCAACACGCACACTCCTAAAGTTTGATCTCTAATATTTACGTAACcaacaaccaaaaaagaaaagggtaaaACTCAATTCTCGGCAGGTTTAACTCCCAAAAGAACTC from Nymphaea colorata isolate Beijing-Zhang1983 chromosome 6, ASM883128v2, whole genome shotgun sequence includes these protein-coding regions:
- the LOC116256829 gene encoding LEAF RUST 10 DISEASE-RESISTANCE LOCUS RECEPTOR-LIKE PROTEIN KINASE-like 1.5; this translates as MDPQYLVLSTLLLFLSTTMVPTACISPYTACSEAANKSCFPFPYFTFPFAPSTPKGCGHPNFQVECTPGSAAVLTIGYNKFKVLSLENPAAPTALRLGFVDPIVQLCAITVNKTLFDMFKWPFYPSNRKKVSNASGPPAINVTGCRTSLGWLPCHPCDLIEQFLSGNVVTDLNNAEDLIRNGFKVEWNQSDDRFRKCKECVAKNGICGFDASQPTNPFLCYPHVTALNDPSGTTMNNQAASGPDSVRSRRSTKIAIICACVVFGVASFAISFTYHFFRNRPPAITPDELQDVAVVGGDDPNDDGKMKKLAPKEMDDHFPTFTYAELEIATNCFDKALILGDGGYGCVYRGYLNNGSIVAVKRMMHQTNTLNQFHNEIRIMAKLKHPNLVCLLGYCKADRDLLLVYEYVSNGTLADHLHGARRGNHMSLEARVKIAMQTARALEYMHFYVTPTVVHRDIKSSNILLQSDLSVKLADFGLSRDLVGMEGNSHVSTAPQGTLGYVDPEYYRSYRLTQTSDVYSFGVVLMELITGMKALNYNAADKGEINLANLALSMIQAGRLLEIVEPLLLPAEEDTLQRKTIEEMAELGFMCLAPCKDDRPNMKHVALKLQQIEWCLSSASTTAAKL